One stretch of Eupeodes corollae chromosome 2, idEupCoro1.1, whole genome shotgun sequence DNA includes these proteins:
- the LOC129945816 gene encoding cytochrome P450 4g15, with product MSIAQEVIKEPMMVSASSVFYFLLLPTFALWFVYWRLSRRHLYECAAKIPGPEGLPLVGNLFDAIGSPSKVFQTVIRKGEPFDYVAKIWIGPKLVIFLYDPRDVEILLSSQVYIDKAPEYEFFKPWLGDGLLISTGHKWRSHRKLIAPTFHLNVLKSFIELFNENSRNVVNKLKAEGEKTFDCHDYMSEATVEILLETAMGVSKKTQGKSGFDYAMAVMKMCDILHLRHRNILLRSEFLFSLTKHFKNQGKLLDIIHGLTTKVIRNKKEAFAKGTRGSLAQTSKSFEAFNFQVDSKKPASNVVEGLSYGQAEQLKDDLDVEDNDIGEKKRLAFLDLLLESAQNGALISDTEIKEQVDTIMFEGHDTTAAGSSFFLSMMGIHQDVQDRVMAELDEIFGDSDRPATFQDTLEMKYLERCLMETLRMYPPVPIIARQLKEDLKLASGNYVVPVGSTVVVATFKLHRNPKIWENPTVFNPDNFLPEKQANRHYYAFVPFSAGPRSCVGRKYAMLKLKILLSTILRNYRIHSDVPEKDFKLQADIILKREEGFKVRLTPRQRTAKVA from the exons atgtCGATCGCTCAGGAAGTGATCAAGGAGCCGATGATGGTTAGCGCGTCaagtgttttctattttttgctTTTGCCAACATTCGCCTTATGGTTCGTCTATTGGCGTCTATCGCGTAGACATCTCTATGAGTGTGCTGCAAAAATCCCTGGACCAGAGGGATTACCTTTAGTGGGAAATCTTTTCGATGCTATTGGTTCACCATCAA AGGTGTTCCAGACCGTTATTCGAAAGGGTGAACCATTCGATTATGTTGCTAAGATTTGGATTGGACCTAAATTAGTTATCTTCTTGTATGATCCACGTGATGTTGAGATTTTACTTAGCAGCCAGGTGTACATTGACAAAGCTCCGGAGTATGAATTCTTCAAGCCATGGTTGGGAGATGGTCTTTTGATCAGTACTG GTCACAAATGGCGCTCACACAGGAAACTCATTGCCCCAACATTCCATTTGAACGTATTGAAGAGCTTTATTGAACTATTCAATGAAAACTCACGAAATGTTGTCAATAAATTGAAGGCCGAAGGTGAAAAGACCTTTGATTGCCACGATTACATGAGCGAAGCTACCGTCGAAATTTTGTTAG AAACCGCTATGGGTGTGTCCAAGAAGACTCAAGGCAAGAGTGGGTTCGACTATGCCATGGCTGTCATGAAGATGTGTGACATCCTCCATTTGCGTCATCGTAACATTTTGTTGCGCAGTGAATTCTTGTTCAGTCTAACCAAGCACTTCAAGAACCAAGGTAAGCTTTTGGACATCATTCATGGACTTACCACCAAGGTTATCCGCAACAAGAAGGAAGCTTTTGCCAAGGGAACTCGTGGATCCCTTGCTCAGACCAGCAAGTCTTTCGAAGCATTCAACTTCCAAGTTGATTCGAAGAAACCTGCATCTAACGTCGTTGAGGGTTTGTCATATGGACAAGCTGAACAACTCAAGGATGATTTGGATGTGGAAGATAATGATATTGGTGAGAAGAAGCGTTTGGCTTTCTTGGACTTGCTCTTGGAAAGTGCACAAAACGGTGCTCTCATCTCTGATACCGAAATCAAGGAACAAGTTGATACAATTATGTTCGAGGGACATGACACAACCGCCGCAGGAAGTTCGTTCTTCCTCTCGATGATGGGTATCCATCAAGATGTCCAAGATCGTGTTATGGCTGAATTGGATGAAATCTTTGGTGATTCTGACAGGCCTGCAACCTTCCAAGATACCCTCGAAATGAAGTACTTGGAACGTTGTTTGATGGAAACTCTCCGAATGTACCCACCAGTACCGATTATTGCTCGTCAGCTTAAGGAAGATCTAAAGCTCGCTTCTGGAAACTATGTCGTTCCAGTTGGATCAACTGTGGTGGTTGCCACCTTCAAGCTACATCGTAATCCAAAGATCTGGGAAAATCCCACTGTCTTCAATCCTGACAACTTTTTGCCAGAGAAACAAGCTAACAGGCATTATTATGCCTTTGTGCCATTCTCTGCTGGACCAAGAAGTTGTGTTG gtcgCAAATACGCCATGCTTAAACTGAAGATTCTCCTCTCGACAATTCTTCGTAACTACCGAATTCATTCGGATGTTCCCGAAAAGGACTTCAAATTGCAGGCTGATATCATTTTGAAGCGCGAAGAGGGTTTCAAGGTCCGTCTAACACCAAGGCAAAGAACTGCCAAGGTTGCCTAA